In Sphingomonas sp. BGYR3, the genomic stretch CTGGGACAGCGCGTTCAAGAAATAAGCGGGTTCAGAAAATAATGGCCTGACCGGCTTGCCCCGCCGATCGGCTGGGTTCATCCTTTGTTCCAATTCCCGAGTCGGAGGAGGAAGGGATGGCGGCCGATCTGATCCTGTACACCAACCCCCATTCGCGCGGGCGCGTCGCCCGCTGGGCGATGGAAGAGGTGGGCGAGCCCTATGACGTCGTCGTGCTCGATTACGAAACGACGATGAAGGGGCCGGACTACCTGGCGATCAATCCGATGGGCAAGGTGCCCGCGCTGGTCCATCGCGGCCTGGTCGTCACCGAATGTGCGGCGATCTGTGCCTATCTGGCCGACAGTTTTCCCGACAGGGGGCTGGGGCCGACGGCGGCGGAGCGGGCGGATTATTTCCGTTGGCTGTTCTTTGCCGCCGGACCGGCCGAGGCAGCGATCACCAACCGCTATGCGAAGTTCGAGCCCGATGCCGAGCAGGGCCGGATGTTCGGCTATGGTAGCTTCGACCGGATGGCCGAAGTGCTGGCCGATGCGGTCGCCACGCGCCCCTATATCGCGGGGGACCGGTTCACGCTGGCCGATGTGTATGTCGGCGCGCAGATCGGATGGGGCGTGCAGTTCGGCACGCTGCCCCGGCATGACAGTTTCGTCGCCTATTGGGACCGGCTGAAGGATCGCCCCGCCCATCGCCGCGCAGCGTCGCTGGACGACGAACTGGCGGCAAAGGCGAAGGCGGCGGGTTAAGCCTTACAGGGCGACCAGCGAACCGGCAGCCGCGCCCCCGGCGATCAGCAGCGGCGCAACCCAGCGCCCCTTGATCCGCCACACGATCGCCAGCGCGATCCCGAACAGCAGGATCGCCGGCACCGGCTGGCTGGTCCGGCCGGCAACCGTGAGGCCAAGGTCGATCAGCGTCGCTGCGATCACCCCGACCACGGCCGCAGCCACCCCGGCCAGCCAGCGGTGCAGCGCCGGATTGTCGACCAGCGACTCCAGCCGCTCGAAAAACACCAGCGAAAAGGCAAAGGCGGGCAGGAACATGCCCGCCGTGATCGCCAGCGCGCCCGCCATGCCGCCAGCGACATAGCCGGTAAAGGTTGCGAAGATGACCAGCGGTGCGGGCAGGATGTTGGCCACCGCCACCCCGTCCAGGAACGCCGCGTCGCTCAGCCAGCCGCGCTGGACCGTATCGGCGCGGACATAGGGGATGGCGGTATAGGCCCCGCCAAAGGTGAGCAGCCCGCCCTTCAGCCCCGCGATGAACAGGGCCAGCGTCGTGGCCGTCGATGGCGCCTGTGTCGGCCTTGCGCCGTCCATGCCATGCACCATCCATGCGGCCGCCACCGCCGCGATCAGGACCAGCGGCCACGCCCATCGCCGCTCGTCAGCGGCATAGGCCGCCCCGCCCGCCACCAGCGGGATCCAGAAGGGCACCCCCGCGATAGTTGCGGCAAGCGACAGCGCGGCGATGAGCCACAGCGGCCGGTTTTCCAGGATATGCCCGCCAATCCGCTGCACCGCGCGGGCGATGATCGCCAGCACCACGATCTGAACGCCCAGGAACAGCCCGGACAGCCCGTCGATGGTGCCAACCCAGCGATGATAGCTCCATGCCGCAGCCAGCATCAGGACAAGGCCCGGCAGCATGAAGCCAAGTCCGGCAAGCACGCCGCCGATCCGCCCGCGCGCAACCATGCCCAGATGCACGCACAGCT encodes the following:
- a CDS encoding glutathione S-transferase family protein, with the protein product MAADLILYTNPHSRGRVARWAMEEVGEPYDVVVLDYETTMKGPDYLAINPMGKVPALVHRGLVVTECAAICAYLADSFPDRGLGPTAAERADYFRWLFFAAGPAEAAITNRYAKFEPDAEQGRMFGYGSFDRMAEVLADAVATRPYIAGDRFTLADVYVGAQIGWGVQFGTLPRHDSFVAYWDRLKDRPAHRRAASLDDELAAKAKAAG
- the chrA gene encoding chromate efflux transporter; the encoded protein is MNSSGPVTPTTLGLGQLFFRFLRFGCLAFGGPVAQIAMIRQALVEEERWISPSRFNRLLAVMQVLPGPEAHELCVHLGMVARGRIGGVLAGLGFMLPGLVLMLAAAWSYHRWVGTIDGLSGLFLGVQIVVLAIIARAVQRIGGHILENRPLWLIAALSLAATIAGVPFWIPLVAGGAAYAADERRWAWPLVLIAAVAAAWMVHGMDGARPTQAPSTATTLALFIAGLKGGLLTFGGAYTAIPYVRADTVQRGWLSDAAFLDGVAVANILPAPLVIFATFTGYVAGGMAGALAITAGMFLPAFAFSLVFFERLESLVDNPALHRWLAGVAAAVVGVIAATLIDLGLTVAGRTSQPVPAILLFGIALAIVWRIKGRWVAPLLIAGGAAAGSLVAL